A genomic window from Streptomyces brevispora includes:
- a CDS encoding succinate dehydrogenase/fumarate reductase iron-sulfur subunit gives MSSYNARFRVWRGDTDGGGLEDFAVEVNDGEVVLDIIHRIQATQAGDLAVRWNCKAGKCGSCSAEINGRPRLLCMTRMSVFTREETITVTPLRAFPVVRDLVTDVSFNYAKAREVPAFVPPHGVKAGEYRMQQVDVDRSQEFRKCIECFLCQDTCHVVRDHEENKAAFAGPRFLMRIAELDMHPLDAAAESGLDRKATAQEEHGLGYCNITKCCTEVCPEHIKITDNALIPLKERAVDRKYDPLVWLGNKIRRREPS, from the coding sequence GTGAGCAGCTACAACGCACGGTTCAGGGTGTGGCGCGGGGACACCGATGGCGGCGGCCTGGAGGATTTCGCGGTCGAGGTCAACGACGGCGAGGTCGTCCTCGACATCATCCACCGCATCCAGGCCACCCAGGCGGGTGATCTGGCGGTGCGGTGGAACTGCAAGGCCGGCAAGTGCGGTTCGTGCAGCGCGGAGATCAACGGACGGCCGCGGCTGCTGTGCATGACGCGCATGTCGGTGTTCACCCGCGAGGAGACGATCACGGTCACCCCGCTGCGGGCCTTCCCGGTGGTGCGCGATCTGGTGACGGACGTGTCGTTCAACTACGCCAAGGCACGGGAAGTGCCCGCCTTCGTGCCCCCGCATGGGGTGAAGGCGGGCGAGTACCGGATGCAGCAGGTCGATGTGGACCGCTCGCAGGAGTTCCGCAAGTGCATCGAGTGCTTCCTGTGCCAGGACACCTGCCATGTGGTGCGTGACCACGAGGAGAACAAGGCGGCCTTCGCCGGACCGCGCTTCCTGATGCGGATCGCGGAGCTGGACATGCACCCGCTGGACGCCGCCGCCGAGTCCGGACTCGACCGGAAGGCGACGGCCCAGGAGGAGCACGGGCTCGGCTACTGCAACATCACGAAGTGCTGTACGGAGGTGTGCCCCGAGCACATCAAGATCACCGACAACGCGCTGATCCCGCTGAAGGAGCGGGCCGTGGACCGTAAGTACGACCCGTTGGTGTGGCTGGGGAACAAGATCCGGCGGCGGGAGCCGTCCTGA
- a CDS encoding fumarate reductase/succinate dehydrogenase flavoprotein subunit, giving the protein MTELERQQWDVVVVGAGGAGLRAAIEARERGARTAVICKSLFGKAHTVMAEGGIAASMGNVNSGDNWQVHFRDTMRGGKFLNQWRMAELHAKEAPDRVWELETWGALFDRTPEGKISQRNFGGHEYPRLAHVGDRTGLELIRTLQQRIVSLQQEDKREFGDYEARLKVFQECTVTRVLKDGERVAGTFCYERETGRFFVLEAPAVVLATGGIGKSFKVTSNSWEYTGDGHALALLAGAPLMNMEFVQFHPTGMVWPPSVKGILVTESVRGDGGVLRNSEGKRFMFEYVPDVFKEKYAQSEEEGDRWYEDPDNNRRPPELLPRDEVARAINSEVKAGRGSPHGGVFLDVSTRMSAERIRRRLPSMYHQFKELADVDITAEAMEVGPTCHYVMGGIAVDSDTAAALDVPGLYAAGEVAGGMHGSNRLGGNSLSDLLVFGRRAGLHAAGYAASTDTLPVVDEAQTAAAAAEALRPFSAEDLAEGAPTENPYTLHQELQQTMNDLVGIIRRAPEMERALEKLAGLRERARRAGVEGHRQFNPGWHLSLDLRNMLLVSECIARAALERTESRGGHTREDCPAMERSWRPVNLLCRPADVSAAPLEGRIDLVREVTEPIRPDLLSLFEKEELVKYLADEELYE; this is encoded by the coding sequence ATGACAGAGCTCGAACGGCAGCAGTGGGATGTCGTCGTGGTCGGTGCCGGAGGCGCCGGGCTGCGCGCCGCGATCGAGGCGCGGGAGCGCGGAGCCCGTACCGCCGTCATCTGCAAATCGCTCTTCGGCAAGGCGCACACGGTCATGGCGGAGGGCGGGATCGCCGCCTCCATGGGCAATGTGAACTCCGGGGACAACTGGCAGGTGCACTTCCGCGACACCATGCGCGGCGGGAAGTTCCTCAACCAGTGGCGGATGGCGGAGCTGCACGCCAAGGAGGCGCCCGACCGGGTCTGGGAGCTGGAGACCTGGGGCGCGCTCTTCGACCGCACCCCCGAGGGGAAGATCTCCCAGCGCAACTTCGGCGGCCACGAGTATCCGCGTCTGGCGCACGTCGGGGACCGTACCGGCCTCGAACTGATCCGCACCCTCCAGCAGAGGATCGTCTCGCTCCAGCAGGAGGACAAACGCGAATTCGGTGACTACGAGGCCCGGTTGAAGGTCTTCCAGGAGTGCACGGTCACCCGCGTCCTCAAGGACGGCGAGCGGGTCGCCGGGACCTTCTGCTACGAGCGCGAGACGGGCCGCTTCTTCGTGCTGGAGGCACCCGCGGTCGTCCTCGCCACCGGCGGCATCGGAAAGTCCTTCAAGGTGACGTCGAACTCCTGGGAGTACACCGGCGACGGCCATGCGCTGGCCCTGCTGGCGGGCGCTCCCCTGATGAACATGGAGTTCGTGCAGTTCCATCCGACGGGCATGGTCTGGCCACCGTCGGTCAAGGGCATCCTCGTCACCGAGTCGGTGCGCGGCGACGGCGGGGTGCTGCGGAACTCCGAGGGCAAGCGCTTCATGTTCGAATACGTGCCCGATGTGTTCAAGGAGAAGTACGCGCAGTCGGAGGAGGAGGGCGACCGCTGGTACGAGGACCCGGACAACAACCGCCGCCCGCCCGAACTGCTGCCGCGCGACGAGGTCGCGCGGGCCATCAACTCCGAGGTGAAGGCGGGCCGCGGATCGCCGCACGGCGGGGTGTTCCTGGATGTGTCGACGCGGATGTCCGCGGAGCGGATCCGGCGCCGGCTGCCGTCGATGTACCACCAGTTCAAGGAGCTGGCGGATGTCGACATCACGGCCGAGGCGATGGAGGTCGGCCCGACCTGTCACTACGTGATGGGCGGCATAGCCGTCGACTCCGACACCGCCGCCGCCCTCGATGTGCCGGGCCTGTACGCGGCCGGCGAGGTCGCGGGCGGCATGCACGGCTCCAACCGGCTCGGCGGGAACTCCCTCTCCGACCTGCTGGTCTTCGGCCGGCGCGCCGGACTGCACGCCGCCGGGTACGCCGCTTCCACCGACACCCTGCCCGTGGTGGACGAGGCGCAGACCGCCGCCGCGGCCGCGGAGGCGCTGCGACCGTTCAGCGCGGAGGACCTCGCCGAGGGGGCGCCCACGGAGAATCCGTACACCCTGCACCAGGAACTCCAGCAGACGATGAACGACCTGGTCGGCATCATCCGCCGCGCCCCCGAGATGGAGCGGGCCCTGGAGAAACTGGCCGGGCTGCGGGAGCGGGCCCGGCGGGCCGGGGTCGAGGGGCACCGGCAGTTCAACCCCGGCTGGCACCTCTCGCTCGACCTGCGGAACATGCTGCTGGTCAGCGAGTGCATCGCACGGGCGGCGCTGGAGCGCACCGAGAGCCGCGGCGGCCACACCCGCGAGGACTGCCCTGCCATGGAGCGCTCCTGGCGCCCGGTCAACCTGCTGTGCCGGCCGGCCGACGTCTCCGCCGCGCCGCTGGAGGGCCGGATCGATCTCGTACGCGAGGTCACCGAGCCCATCCGTCCGGATCTGCTCTCCCTCTTCGAGAAGGAGGAGCTGGTCAAGTACCTCGCCGATGAGGAGCTGTACGAGTGA